A genomic window from Chrysoperla carnea chromosome 3, inChrCarn1.1, whole genome shotgun sequence includes:
- the LOC123295820 gene encoding pre-rRNA 2'-O-ribose RNA methyltransferase FTSJ3, with protein sequence MGKKTKIGKQRKDKYYQLAKETGYRSRAAFKLIQLNRKFEFLQKSRVCIDLCAAPGGWMQVARQNMPVSSIVVGVDLFPIKPVPGCIGLVEDITTEKCRVALTKELQTWKADVVLNDGAPNVGKNWLHDAYQQACLTLSALKLATQFLRPGGWFVTKVFRSKDYHPLIWVLKQFFKKVHATKPQASRNESAEIFVVCQYYIAPDKIDPKFLDHKYVFSELEIESGNKLNVYHPEKQKKAKAEGYPENDYTLYHKLPVFDFISSDSAVEALQHASEIVIDDEKILNHPSTTNEIKECCKDIKVLGRKDLRLLLAWWKQMRELKQIKSEDDVKDEEDVKDEKDDKISIKPLTIDEQEDKEFDEIQQQITELKAEELRELKRKKKRTHKERLKLNEKLNLKMILKDDEGPTLQSDEMFKLKEVETAVQLNKIVEQTPDIVAESSDEEDNNPKKKFVAYDKDGDSHLDSSGLYYRDSDSEIEMEDDNDSDDEKEGLGLSDNEEHSDTEKVEKSSKKKNKNPLLTDLDYRDKSIKRAQKAEMWLQRDALKNLMNEDDEDFELDKMIEHYKKEGQTILGEKTEKNTQTMSKRERKKKRRKLASDGESDSDSDSESDYDVEEEMAQDTGKKNVKQVNGKGDGFEVVKKGNKKLKLNEEGLALGTLMVQSKKMKRDLIDAAWNRYTFNDDHLPDWFVEDEKKHMKKEAPVPKELVDQYKKQVEDLNVRPIKKIVEAKARKKKRAIRKLEKAKKKVEALMDNVDVTDREKAKQIRQLYKKAKANPKKEITYVVAKKHMSARKISRPAGVKGIYKVVDPRMKKDLRAQKAKEKTKGRGKKHGKNNGRPTKSKGNKAKN encoded by the exons ATGgggaagaaaacaaaaattggaaaGCAGCGTaaagataaatattatcaaCTTGCAAAAGAAACAG gTTATAGATCTCGAGCTGCTTTTAAATTGATAcaattaaatcgaaaatttgaatttttacaaaaatctcgAGTATGTATCGATTTATGTGCGGCACCTGGAGGATGGATGCAAGTTGCACGACAAAATATGCCTGTATCAAGTATTGTAGTCGGTGTCGatttatttccaataaaacCAGTTCCTGGCTGTATTGGTTTAGTTGAAGACATCACCACCGAAAAATGTCGCGTTGCACTTACAAAAGAATTACAAACATGGAAAGCTGATGTAGTTTTAAACGATGGTGCACCAAATGTCGGTAAAAATTGGTTACATGATGCCTATCAACAAGCGTGTTTAACGCTAAGTGCATTAAAATTGGCTACACAATTTTTACGACCTGGTGGATGGTTTGTAACGAAAGTATTTCGTTCAAAAGATTATCATCCATTAATTTGGGtgttgaaacaatttttcaaaaaagttcatGCAACAAAACCGCAAGCATCTAGAAATGAATCAGCTGAAATATTCGTTGTATGCCAATATTATATTGCACCAgataaaattgatccaaaatttttggatcataaatatgtattttctgAATTAGAAATTGAATCtggtaataaattaaatgtttatcatcctgaaaaacaaaagaaagcAAAGGCAGAAGGTTATCCAGAAAATGATTATACTTTATATCATAAACTGCCTGTTTTCGATTTCATTTCGAGCGATAGTGCAGTTGAAGCTCTACAACATGCTTCTGag attgttattgatgatgaaaaaatattaaatcatccAAGCACAACAAATGAAATTAAAGAATGCTGTAAAGATATTAAAGTTCTTGGAAGGAAAGATTTACGATTATTGTTAGCATGGTGGAAACAAATGAgagaattaaaacaaattaaatccGAAGACGATGTTAAAGATGAAGAAGATGTCAAAGATGAAAAAGACgataaaattagtataaaacCTTTAACGATTGACGAACAAGAGGATAAAGAATTCGACGAAATTCAACAACAAATAACTGAATTAAAa GCTGAAGAATTACGTGAATTAAAACGTAAAAAGAAACGTACACACAAagaacgtttaaaattaaatgaaaaattaaatttaaaaatgatattaaaagatGATGAAGGTCCAACGTTACAAAGTGatgaaatgtttaaattaaaagaagttGAAACAGCCgtgcaattaaataaaattgttgaacaAACACCAGATATTGTAGCTGAATCATCCGATGAGGAAGATAATAatccaaagaaaaaatttgttgcgTATGATAAAGATGGTGATTCACATTTAGATAGTTCTGGTTTATATTATAGAGATTCTGATAGTGAAATTGAAATGGAAGATGATAATGATTCAGATGATGAGAAAGAAGGCTtag gttTAAGTGATAACGAAGAACATAGCGATacagaaaaagttgaaaaatcatcaaaaaagaaaaataaaaatcctctACTGACAGACTTAGATTATCGTGATAAATCAATAAAACGTGCACAAAAGGCAGAGATGTGGCTACAACGtgatgcattaaaaaatttaatgaatgaaGATGATGAAGACTTTGAATTAGATAAAATGATTgaacattataaaaaagaaggtcAAACTATACTTggtgaaaaaactgaaaaaaatacacaaacaatGAGTAAACgtgaaagaaagaaaaaacgaAGGAAATTAGCTAGTGATGGAGAAAGTGATTCAGATAGTGATTCTGAAAGTGATTATGATGTGGAAGAAGAAATGGCTCAAGATActggtaaaaaaaatgttaaacaagTGAATGGGAAAGGTGATGGTTTTGAAGTTGTGaaaaaaggtaataaaaaattgaaattgaatgaagaagGTTTAGCATTGGGTACGTTAATggtacaaagtaaaaaaatgaaacggGATTTAATTGATGCCGCTTGGAATAGATATACATTTAATGATGATCATTTACCGGATTGGTTTGTTGAAGAtgagaaaaaacatatgaaaaaaGAAGCACCAGTTCCAAAG GAATTGGTTGACCAATACAAAAAACAAGTTGAAGATTTGAATGTAcgaccaattaaaaaaattgttgaagcTAAAGCAAGAAAGAAGAAGAGGGCAATTCGTAAATTAGAAAAGGCAAAGAAGAAGGTTGAAGCATTAATGGATAACGTTGATGTAACTGATAGAGAGAAAGCAAAACAAATTAGACA gcTCTATAAGAAAGCAAAAGCAAATCCGAAAAAGGAAATTACTTATGTAGTAGCTAAAAAACATATGTCTGCTAGAAAAATAAGTAGACCAGCAGGTGTGAAAGGTATATATAAAGTTGTTGATCCAAGAATGAAGAAAGATTTACGTGCACAGAAAGCGAAAGAAAAAACTAAAGGTCGTGGTAAAAAACACGGTAAAAATAATGGAAGACCAACAAAATCTAAAGGGaataaagctaaaaattaa
- the LOC123296932 gene encoding probable Bax inhibitor 1 has translation MASTLNTFINSLNNRLEEPVRQHLKNVYACLTMSTLTASLGAFVHIYTDLMAAGFLTALGAIALFILLTATPDNGKNSQIRMLYLFGFTFLSGLGLGPLLEHVIMVDPAIIITAFLGTTIVFVSFSLCALLAERGRWLYLGGTLMTFLSSLMIMSIANIFFRSALLFQAHLYLGLFLMCGFVLYDTQIIIEKRRAGSKDFVSHSLDLFIDFIGIFRRLVVILTQKEQSNQQRSRKSQ, from the exons atggcttcaacattaaatacatttataaattcattaaataacaGACT GGAAGAACCAGTTCGACAACACTTAAAAAATGTCTACGCTTGTTTAACAATGTCTACATTGACGGCTTCTCTTGGAGCATTTGTTCACATATACACAGATCTAATGGCAGCCGGATTTTTAACAGCCTTGGGAGCAAttgcattgtttattttattaacagcaACACCAGATAATGGCAAAAACAGTCAAATTCGTATGTTATATTTGTTTGGTTTCACATTCCTTTCTGGACTTGGATTAGGACCATTATTGGAACATGTTATTATGGTTGATCCAGCTATTATTATCACCGCATTCTTAGGCACTAccattgtttttgtttcattttcgtTGTGTGCGTTGTTAGCTGAACGTGGACGTTGGTTATATTTGGGTGGAACTTTGATGACATTCTTGTCATCTTTAATGATCATGTCAATTGCGAATATTTTCTTTAGATCCGCATTATTGTTCCAAGCACATTTATATCTAGGCCTATTCTTGATGTGTGGATTTGTGTTATACGATACGCAAATTATCATCGAAAAACGTCGTGCTGGTAGCAAAGATTTTGTTAGTCATTCGTTGGATTTGTTCATTGATTTCATTGGAATATTCCGTCGTTTGGTGGTTATTTTAACACAGAAG GAACAAAGTAATCAACAACGTAGCCGCAAGagtcaataa
- the LOC123296933 gene encoding mediator of RNA polymerase II transcription subunit 19: MMADQFRKVEQYSPKSSPRGARSPVVSRQDSSGTLKTTISLGKNPSIVHSGPFYLMKEPPEKSELTGATNLMTYYGLEHSYSKFSGKKVKEQLSSFLPNLPGIIDAPGQQDNSSLRSVIEKPPIGGKEILPLTSVQLAGFRLHPGPLPEQYRYVNQAPQKKHKSKHKRHKHKDGGPPSQETQITDANQETHEKKHKKQKRHDEDKERKKRKKEKKRKKQKHSPEHPGGLTPSQHSNG, from the exons ATGATGGCTGATCAGTTTCGTAAAGTAGAACAATATTCACCAAAATCGTCTCCAAGAGGGGCACGGTCCCCTGTTGTTTCACGTCAAGATTCGTCAGGAACATTAAAAACAACGATTTCTTTAGGAAAAAATCCATCTATTGTCCATAGTGGGCCTTTTTATTTGATGAAGGAACCTCcag aaaaaagtgaACTCACAGGTGCTACAAATTTGATGACATATTATGGTTTAGAACATTCATATAGTAAATTTAGTGGGAAAAAAGTTAAAGAACAATTATCTTCATTTCTTCCAAATTTACCAGGAATAATTGATGCTCCTGGCCAACAAGACAATAGTTCCTTAAGATCTGTTATTGAAAAACCACCAATTGGTGGAAAAGAAATTCTTCCTTTAACAAGTGTACAATTAGCTGGATTTAGGCTTCATCCTGGACCT TTACCTGAACAATATCGCTACGTAAACCAGGCACCTCAAAAGAAGCATAAAAGTAAACATAAAAGACACAAACACAAGGATGGTGGTCCTCCAAGTCAAGAAACACAAATAACTGATGCAAATCAAGAAACGCATGAGAAGAAACATAAGAAACAAAAGCGACACGATGAAGATAAAGAacgaaaaaagagaaaaaaggaaaagaaaCGAAAGAAACAAAAGCATAGTCCAGAACATCCTGGTGGACTCACTCCCAGTCAACATTCCAATGGTTGA